GTTTTGGAACGAGAAAGCCGGAGAGGAGATTCCATAACGAGTAGAAAGCAGAAGAAACAACGGCTGCCATATGTTGTGAAGGAGTGAGGCCAACCGTCATCATAccataaaatgtaaaataggTGAAGGTGAGGAACATGAAGAGgatataaagaaagaatttgCCTGCAACATTTCCAAAAACACAAAGTTATTTCTCAGCAAACAAATGTAGAATAGAACAACTCATAGGAAAAGCATTAGGGATGTTCAAAAAATCTGATGACCTAAAAGTGAATTAAACCCAATTCGATAACATTAATTATCATAATACAAATTAACTGTGTTactaatcttaattttagtaattgaaaataataaacaaagttTGTTACACATTAATTAACActgtactttttaaaaataacaaaaaatttaaatagatgATATCTAAGTAACCTAAATGTTCAGAAGTGCTCCACTCAATCCACGAGCAAACATTGAATCTAATGAACTTACCAACATTTCTTTCGAAGTTAACCATTAAATATGTGATAACACCAAATATGATGGTCTGTGCAGCAATGTATGGAACCTCCACTAAACCCTGTTGGgaataaacaacaaattaaaagtttgattagTATTTAACAGTTAATTTGCAAatacaacaaagaaaaaaccatTATTATCCGTAGATTAGTTCATGTCAaagtacaattaattaaaattaagtacCTGGGCAAATGCATAAGCAATTGGAGAATACATTCCTGCTGCTTTCTCTCGATAAAATACTGTTCTCTCAATCGAAACAATTGGTTGTACAGAAGAAGCATTATTTACTCCAAGGAATAAGCATGCAGAGTATAGAGCTCCCATAACAACCATAAGTTCTTGAGTTGAATTCCTTTCAAACATTCATAACATTAATTTAGCAAAATGCTAAAAATAATAAGCAATACCAAATTTGAGTACAGTTCAGTTCTATTAGGAAATATTTTCCATACacgatttatatatattttttcatttatttatttgttatctattttgTCATGCATTTCGGTCCAACCAAAGAAGAAATTGGGGTCCGATCAAGAATGATGAACTCAAAAGAGACATTATTTTGATAAGGTATGTTGGAGATTACACACTGTAATTAACAATCATAACGCTCTtgatcataaaataaaattcatttctaCTTGCCTCCATCTTTCCCTTTGGTAAGTTCATTCCATCCTTAAGTTTCAaaacactttatttttatccttAAGTTTTGAGTTCCGTTTcagattataaaatttatcattttatccTTGATTAACTAGATTCAAGAGTAAAAACATGTAGAATCTTCAAGTCCTACGaaaccaaactaaaaaaattgaaaggcaaaaatgtaacattttttaaacctaGAGGGGAATTAGAAATCAAACTCCAGGTGAAaacttagaaacaaaattcaagCACAATATAAAAGGCTAAAGCTTAAAACTATGATATGAGTAAAAGATATGTTTACCTTCTCATACCAACATCCCAAAAGACGGAACCAAATATGAGTGCACTTATGAAGGTGAAACATAATCTCATGACATTGTATTGTGGACTCCTCCAATAAACAAGCCTTTGCTTCCAaagacaaattataaattggGATAATGTGCCTTGCGAGTATGTggaatcaaattttaatgcTTCTCCACCACTTGGTGGAACACTATATTGCTTGATGGATTCTTCAACATCCctacacaacaaaaaaaattcaaaaacatgatcataatattttaaaacttataaccaaaatatatgtgtatatattggtTTAGTCtcaaaaacttttattttgagatccctaaaacaaaagttcaaattgtaattatttcttttctttttcttttttagtttttgaaaattatacaTGATTCCTTTCATTCTCTTACCATGGTTTGTATCAATTTTGAGTAAAAGAGTATATTCTTAGccaaattccaaaaagaaaaaaaagttttttaaaaactacctTTTTTAGCttgtaaaaacaaatatgGGTAAAAGATAGATACCAAAACAAGAGATTTAAGGATAGAAAGAGTAGgcttagttttcaaaaccaGAAAACAAACCAGTTACCAAGATTAGTTGAGAGAGCAAGTGACTATCAAAATTGAGGAACTAAATCTcagcaaaatataaaaagaaatgtgtaGACTACATATATAGCAGCACCTGAATTGACCAGAGTTTCTATAGATGTCAGCAAAATCTCTTCCAATTCTCTGTTCAGCAGCAGGCGTTGTAACCTCAAGCATCCAAGTAGCTGGATTGTAAGCATCTGGTATTGGAGATACTCCATTAATTCCCTATaagataatgaaaattaatcattATAAATTGCTGTATATTTATCGTACTCTGATTTATTATAGTCTTACTTCAAAATAGTCTATCATTATCTGTGAATGTACTCCTAGCTTGCCTCCATATATAACGCGTCCCCCTCGTTTCATAAGAAGTAACTGCACAAAAAGGTTACATATAAATTCGATTATTATGAGATAGGAGCTACATTATGACTCAGAATAAGGTTTAATTTAATGACGTGAAACCTCATCGAATGCTTCAAATATGTCGATGCTGGGTTGATGAATGGTACAAACAACAGTTCTTCCTGTATCAACTGTATTACGAACGGTTCGCATTACAATGGCGGCGGCTCGAGCATCAAGTCCAGATGTAGGTTCATCCATGAAAATGATAGAAGGATTTGCAACAAGCTCCACTGCAATTGTTAACCGCTTCCTCTGTTCTGTTGATAAACCAGTACTACCTGGCATACCAACCAATGCATGTCTAAGAGTATCAAGTTCCACTAAAGTCATTACTTCTTCAACAAATTCCTGAAAAACATGCATTAAATATGATAGAGTTATTATAGTGTAGTTCGGGGTTTACCTCAGTACATTTTTTATGGATGAAGGTCAAAATAATTACCCGTCGTTTCTCTTCGCTGATTTCTTTTGGAAGACGTAAAGAGGACGAAAATTGAAGACTTTCCTCAACAGTGACTTGAGGGGAATGAATATCATTTTGCTCTACATAGCCAGAAATTCTAGCAAAAGTACGTTGTTCTTTCGGAAAAcctgatattttaatttcacctTCAATGTATCCGCCTGTTTTTCTTCCAGCAAGAACATCCATTAATGTGGTTTTTCCAGCTCCACTTGAACCAACTAATGCTGTAAGAACCCCCGGTGAAAATACGCCGCTCACGTTTGATAATAATTGTAATCTATTTTCTGGTATTCCTTGCTGCTTCATTTCCTATGAATAAAgttgataaaatatgaataatataagTTCATTTATACCCCTTTAACTTTTATGGTTTTATTGAAAACATTCTAAGATTCTAGCAGGTTTGTATCAACGAAAATCTCAAACTAATAAGTAAATCAGTTTAAACAAgctattataattttgttttaaaattgttaaagttgAACTTGCGACTTCATCAAATTTGAGCCGTTTTTCTATTGGTTCTGCTACTCTGGGGActttttgaagaaaagtaattttatttagataatTTTGAGTTGAGTTTAAATGGGATCTagtaaaaatagatataaatcATTTGATGAATGGTTTAAATTGACTAGTTAAGAAATCTACGTAGGGATgtaaattcatatatatttgacaaaaaatttaaatttgtagcTAACCTTGGGGgtatcaacaaaataattgaCATTGTGAAAAGTCATTGTTAATGGTTGGAATGGAAGAATCATTCCCTTTCCCACTCTTCCGTTTGAATTTGGAACTTGTTCTGCAGTGTAATAAATATGAGCAATGTCAAGGTCGTTTTTTTCTACTGTTTACGCGTTTATAAGTATAGAATAACATAAACACTTAAATGGAAAATCCAAACAGACTATAATAGATGAGGCCAACATAAATGGGAAGACAAAATTTGACTGACCTTGATTGTTTGTAGTAGAATCAGTTCCATTGGCATCAGTTGGGATTACAGTTTGAGCTTTTCTTAGAGCTGTTGGGAATGAAAAGACAGAGAATATTATCATTTgataatatacataaatgtGTGTGTATTCATCATATCAACGCTCGTTCGTAATTTTCCTTTGAAATTAcaatttgttatttacttaCGATGGAGTTTAGATAAAGCCAAAGTCACCAAACTATTGAAAAGAATTGCATAAATCAAGATCACACCAACACCCAACCAGTACCATTTATCACTACTAGGCATGTTATGTGAATGGAGAACATTGTATCCAATAGTTCCATTTCCAATACTAGATTTCTGCAATATCAAAAACcgattattataaataaagtttaacAATTATATGCATAAAAAGGGTTAATATAGTACACATTTTAAGACTAATAATTAAGTGTGTAGCAACATTGTTAAGTGAAGACTCTATCGCTAATTGACTACTCCTATTACAtagtctatcattaataggGTTCAAAAGTTCGATAtctaaattttgtcttttctaaatatatcTCTACTAATACTTTGGATCTGAAAAACAGATTTATATGTGTGCCTGTTAAGTATATTCTTAAACCAGCGCTTAGATAAAggtttgatttaaaacaatttaatgcCTAAGATGTAACACGTTTATTGTTCTAATAAATGGGAGAATGTCCAAGTCTCAACTAACATGCTAGCCAAACTAAACAGTCCATGCATTTACAAATAAATGATTTAGTTCTCCATGTCACAGAATTTATGAAGTACCAAAGAAAATAGTTGTATTGTACCGTACCTCCATCCACCTAGTGGCAGTGAACTCGTTGACAGAAATAGCACGTTGGCCATAAGATAGTGGGGACACCCAAAAAGCCCATGACCACCATGGCTTAATCAtttctacaaaatatatatgatatgtaACCAAATTAGGGTTAattctataatttatttatgaccTTAATCTAAAAggcaatattaaaaattaaattaaaattaaaaaaacaaatgcaaATCCTACCTTTTGGTATGATAAATCCAcccaataaaaatataattaataaggCCGCTGAACCAAAAGTATTGGCAATTACCATATCTCTGGCTATGGCTGCCATCAAACGAAAAAGACCAATAGCCATTTGATGAACTGAAAACAGCAGAAACATGAAGCGAAAAAACctgaaaatcattttaaaagtagGCTAGTGATCagtaatagaaaaatgaaaacgtaGTACCTACTACAGTAATTTTGACACATcgtcaaattattttttgaatcccacgtaatgaaatttttttcacactaaTATACAGGGGTGTGCAGTGGTGGGTGCAAATTAGTTTTCGACCAAACTACCACTAAAACTACCACTAAACCGACTATGATCGgtaaatgttgaaaaattgAGAAGTACAAAACGACCGTTGGATGGTTTTGGTCAGGTTGGATTCTCTCCAAACCAACACCTACGGATCCCCTCCTCTTCTCCTTAGTTTTGATTAGTAGGCTAAGTTTTTAGTCTATTCTCTCTCCCAGTAATATATTACTAGCTCTCGAAAATAGTTACATCTCAAAACAATGGAGAAAAAGGCAGATAAATATAAGGTACCTTCCAGCACTAGGAGCAAAGCCAACAGTATAATACACAACACAAGACCACACGACGGCTTCGAGTACAGAATAAGGCACACGCAAAATCCAGCTACTAATGGACCAAGACCAAGAAGGATGAAACAAATTATCTCTTTGCTTGTAAAAAACGGGTAATCGAGATATCATAAGAGGTAATTCTGAAAATCCATTAAACATCATATGGATTAATCCAAAAAATAGGCAAGATAGATAGAGATTGCCATTGATTTCGTCTGTGGGATGTATTCTTGTTCGTAAGAACATTGTGCAGGTAACAAATCCGACAAATGCAACCTACATAAGTTATCAATGGAAATAAtaagttagaaagaaaaaaaggaaggaataCTATTTTTGGTCGTCACAAATTTATTatcttagtttcaaaatattacaattttactCTTAGTTTTGATTCAACTTCATccttaaatttcaatatttacactttaaatctagatttttatttaatacttggttaatatctattaataagatgaaaaaatgaatatttagtAGAAAATCGAGATCAAAGataatgttattaaaactTAACTTATGtactaaattgaaacaaaactgGTTAAGGACTAAATTTGtatatctattttaaaatttagagaccaaattaaactataatccAAACTAAGATTGACTTCCctaactaataataatttcaaaatgaaaggGTCAAGAAACATCTTATTATATTACCTGGCATGTCctgaaaatataaagaaaactgTGGCGCTTTATGAGTAGTAGTTCTCGGAAAAAGCAAGCTTTAAAGAGTTCATTCTTTGAAGCAGCAAATTTGGTTTTAGCCAAAGCTGAAGGATGACTTGATGATTTATCATATGGGGGATTAAGATCAGACTCCAAAGACCTCCCAACTTGGGACTGTTTAAATGCTTCAGCAATTTCAGGAAcagaaatatatttatacGCCCGAGTAGAATCAGCCCAATACTGTTCTTGATCCTTTTTAGAGGTGACCTGATTCACAATATATAACAAGTTAAGTTAGTTAGCCAAATTAACTATTAAAGAAAGGAActgtaaaatttaataatttaaatacatGTATCATGTATACCTCTTGTAGAAAATCAGCAACTCCCTTACGAGGTGGTAATTTAAAACCCAATGACTCAAAGAAGGCTAGAACCTCTGATCGAGGTCCTTGATACACAAGATAACCATCTGATAATAACACGAGATCATCAAATAGTTCAAATGTTTCAGGAGCAGGTTGTAAAAGAGCCATCAACACTGTAGCTTCCATTTGatgaacaaaatttcttaAGCATTTCACTATTTGAAATGTTGTTGAGCTATCGAGTCCGGTAGATATCTCATCCATGAAAAGGGTTTTTCTTGGCCCAACAATCATTTCCCCTgtgtcaaaatttaaaagaaaaaaaacgtttGGTTTAGTTACTCAATGAATTAGTAATTGTCTAATGGTGGAAATTCAATGGTATATTTATAAGGGGCCCGTTTGAGAGTGAATTTGGAATtgtgaagaaatgaaaatcactttgaaattCAGCCTCATCATCGAGTCTACAATCCAAACGCTAATCCAAGTCCAGGTCATTTTGGACTATCAAATAGTCCATGAATTGGGCTATATGGATCTCCATGTTTAAAGAGATTGTGTTGATCCAGGTCGAGCCCACCAAGCTATGCTCAAGGGTCGTAGGGCTTTGGCATGGACTAATCTTGACcatttttatatactttcGTAGACGTAACATTAAACTTTtcacaaattttactatatttataaattttaaatctaataattatatttgtatcTGTCTAAGTACTTTGAAATGTGTCTTTaattgttcaaaattaattctataattttaatatcgACGAAATTAGTTTAGAAATAATCGAAAACATATCTTATAATGATTGACGGAAGTGATTCTAAGAATTTAagaatcattttcaaaacatgTGATACCTGAAGtaactctttttctttggcCACCAGAGACACCTCTAACCATGTCACTCCCAACTAATGTCTCTGAGCATACATCAAGACCAAGcactttcaaaatatagtCAGTTAAAACACTATGCTTTTTACCACCAACAGATGATGcctgaaaaatgaaaagggtgAGTGTAAATCAATAGTGATTGACATACCATTTTTTTCGTTGAGATCATTTGAGACTTAAATCTCAATAATTACTactacataaaattaaataacaaccTTCATAAATGCATCAATATCTGGACTAGGGCGtatcctcttttctttctccacATGTGTCaactcttttatatattctaCAACAAGAGAGAGGAGGGGAAAAATCAAGCCTAGGCATGTAGTTTACCTTATTTGGTTGTACGTGTGAATGTGAGTGAAAATATCAgtcttattatattatatttatatgtgtgATATTTAAtcgtttgttttttaattgtttttttaatttttctatgatataatataaatattgattaatcCCTCGTGTTTAGGTTGAAtctatagaaaaatatcaacgAGTACATGAAAATTTCATATGAAAGAACTAAACTGTGTAGACAAACCTGAAAAGGCTTCACTTGCACCTTGACATCTAGCAGCAAAGTCCAAAGTTTCACGTACAGTTAATTCTGCTAAATGATTATCTGATTGACTAATGTATGCAGAGGTCCTTTGAACACAAAACTCTTTCAGATGATGTCCATTATAAGTAATGTTGCCAGTTTTCTATAAGAAACAAGTACAAATCAATTGcattaagttaattatatatatatatataataatagaaaaattaaggcaattggaaactaaattcaatattttctaaattaaggcaattaaatttagttgttaaaagttaatttctattaaaatttattaaataataataatattttatacatgaATATAGGAGAgcaaaaatgttataaataacaaaaagaaaaagaaaagagttttttaaaaattgaacaaaaaaaaaaaggaaaagaaaataataagaataacaaGAATAATGATCATATAACGCCCAACCACAAAAAGGTTTAACCTCGTGAACGATAAATGCAAAGTACTTTATTTACCTTTAAGTTTCTATCAAGTTTGCCAGCAAGAGCTTGAAGCAAGGTGGATCTTCCAGAACCTGGAGGCCCCAACAGCAATGTCATCCTGAAAATCTCACATTAACcttttaaatcatcaattaataaattacaGGATTGGGTATGTAAAGTTTGAGATTTAGATGccctatttgtttttttttatctagtaatgaattgttttattatatataaaaatatgtcaGCTTCTACTAAATGCCCTATAAATTAAGTTGAAAATtccattaaatattaaattaaaattttcaaaatttattagaaactttacaaaatttagaCACAAATTCAAactagagaaaagaaaaaagaaatacaaaatctTAAGATACATAACGTGATTTTGCCTTTTGACATTACTTTTTCTTGTAAAAATAATGGGTGAATAACAAAgttcaatttaaaatcaaattcctTACCGTTTCTACGgaaatgttttgaatttaaaatgcaaaatgcaaaatctatattcaataaagataaaaaagacattttaaaatactaatatcgttttctaaataaacataatatgtattaaatagtttattatgTAAAAAGTAATATCTCTTtactaaatgaaaataataggAAGTAATCAATGCCACAGTTTTTCAAACGTGAAATTAAACTATTATCTTACCTTCCAGGTTTGACGATGCCACTGGTATCGTTCAAAATTGTTAAGGGATATCTTTTGcctttcataattttcaaactcgTAAGTATACTCTGCATTAAcattaaatttgagaaagtatcattaaagaaaattggttCAATGTATAAAAGAatcttgttaaaaaaaattaattcatccATTTTGAACATCACTCATCTTTGTGCGTTGTTATTTTGTCGtgtaacttcttttttttctttttagaatattttaatactttttatgTGAATAGAGAGAAGAGATGCACAAAGATGGGTGATACCCGAAATGTGGTCTAACTAttacaaaaaagtaaaaaaaattacctcAACTATGTCTTGTGAATAGTTTATTAAAGTAGGCAAAGTTCTAGAACCGACTTGAACATTTGCTGAGACAGTCAAATTCTGAAATCTAACTTCAATCTTTGGAATCACCACTTCCGCCCTATGATGGAAAGTGAAAACatgaacaaaatgaaattacaCAGCGAATAACAAAACAAGATATAATGCTAACAGTATgacgtttttcttttctttttattgaatgtttaaattttatatctcaTAAAGcagaaaaagatataatatcAATTGAAGAACGTTTGGTCCCCAACTTAATTCCGCCAACTTGAATAGTGTTCAAGTTTTTCCCTCTTGTTTGCAAATTTACTGGAAACTTCTAATTTTACCACTATACTTAGAGTTTAATacagaaaatatatttcaacccTATATCTACTAAGCACTCCATGATGATTTCAAAATAGTAATTGAGTGCTTTAAAATGCAACTTTGTAACGCATTGGtattaagaaatattttctGTACATGActtaatttaaccaaaaaacaaGATAGACAAATGCATATTCATCTTTatctaaataaaatcttaagaAGATAACGTTTCtaatatgattattatttaataattaatattgatttaacaTTTCtaatatgattattatttaataattaatattgattctTCCAGTTTACACTAAAAGAGAAtggtaaataatttaatgttaaatttacCATCAACTGGTTCTAGAAACAGAAATCATAAGCAGtatgaatagaaaatgaacaaTTCATCTCCGATTTAAGTAAGGCTGTAAAAACCTACCAAAAAAATGTGTGAATCAtgttcatcaattttttaattatcatctGTCCCTAACTTTCGATTACCAAGAATTCAAGAGTATTTTCCTAATCTAAACAAATTACCTAAATGAAATTACTCGTGGGATTgagatacaaaataaaataacgaAAAGATTATAATAAGAAAGAACATACAGTTTGAATAATCGCAATTAACCGATTAACCTTACCTATCGAGACGCTCTTTAATTCCAGAAAGCAACTTGAAATTATCTTGATCATCGGTGGCCAATGCCTTCTTAACGACGAGTTCTCGTTCATTCTTATCGAGCTTCCGAACGTCGATGGTTTCGGTGGTATTGGCTCCATGGTTGTCGGAGGAGGAAGTGATCTCGGAGGGAGAACGCGTCAACAATGCGAAGTTAGACTGTTTTTGAGACGGTAATCTCTCGATCGCGGCCCATAAAAGCTCTCGCTCATCCCTGGCTACTAATTCGGCATTGGAGGGACGAGAAAAGGAGGAATCGATAGTATTAATGTCCAATTCGAAATACTCGCTTCCATTGGAAGCCGCCATTGGTGAAACGAAAGGGGGGAAGTGTGAAAGTGTAAGcgttatttattaaaaatgttggTGGCAGAGATGAATTTGCGGAGGACGAAGAGTTCGTTGCAAATGCCGCGAATTAAGAAGCTCGTTTAAATTACTTAATTGGCCCTCCTTGCGTTCTTATCCTTCCATCTCTTGACACGTGTTAAA
This DNA window, taken from Cucumis sativus cultivar 9930 chromosome 6, Cucumber_9930_V3, whole genome shotgun sequence, encodes the following:
- the LOC101212564 gene encoding ABC transporter G family member 31 — encoded protein: MAASNGSEYFELDINTIDSSFSRPSNAELVARDERELLWAAIERLPSQKQSNFALLTRSPSEITSSSDNHGANTTETIDVRKLDKNERELVVKKALATDDQDNFKLLSGIKERLDRAEVVIPKIEVRFQNLTVSANVQVGSRTLPTLINYSQDIVESILTSLKIMKGKRYPLTILNDTSGIVKPGRMTLLLGPPGSGRSTLLQALAGKLDRNLKKTGNITYNGHHLKEFCVQRTSAYISQSDNHLAELTVRETLDFAARCQGASEAFSEYIKELTHVEKEKRIRPSPDIDAFMKASSVGGKKHSVLTDYILKVLGLDVCSETLVGSDMVRGVSGGQRKRVTSGEMIVGPRKTLFMDEISTGLDSSTTFQIVKCLRNFVHQMEATVLMALLQPAPETFELFDDLVLLSDGYLVYQGPRSEVLAFFESLGFKLPPRKGVADFLQEVTSKKDQEQYWADSTRAYKYISVPEIAEAFKQSQVGRSLESDLNPPYDKSSSHPSALAKTKFAASKNELFKACFFRELLLIKRHSFLYIFRTCQVAFVGFVTCTMFLRTRIHPTDEINGNLYLSCLFFGLIHMMFNGFSELPLMISRLPVFYKQRDNLFHPSWSWSISSWILRVPYSVLEAVVWSCVVYYTVGFAPSAGRFFRFMFLLFSVHQMAIGLFRLMAAIARDMVIANTFGSAALLIIFLLGGFIIPKEMIKPWWSWAFWVSPLSYGQRAISVNEFTATRWMEKSSIGNGTIGYNVLHSHNMPSSDKWYWLGVGVILIYAILFNSLVTLALSKLHPLRKAQTVIPTDANGTDSTTNNQEQVPNSNGRVGKGMILPFQPLTMTFHNVNYFVDTPKEMKQQGIPENRLQLLSNVSGVFSPGVLTALVGSSGAGKTTLMDVLAGRKTGGYIEGEIKISGFPKEQRTFARISGYVEQNDIHSPQVTVEESLQFSSSLRLPKEISEEKRREFVEEVMTLVELDTLRHALVGMPGSTGLSTEQRKRLTIAVELVANPSIIFMDEPTSGLDARAAAIVMRTVRNTVDTGRTVVCTIHQPSIDIFEAFDELLLMKRGGRVIYGGKLGVHSQIMIDYFEGINGVSPIPDAYNPATWMLEVTTPAAEQRIGRDFADIYRNSGQFRDVEESIKQYSVPPSGGEALKFDSTYSQGTLSQFIICLWKQRLVYWRSPQYNVMRLCFTFISALIFGSVFWDVGMRRNSTQELMVVMGALYSACLFLGVNNASSVQPIVSIERTVFYREKAAGMYSPIAYAFAQGLVEVPYIAAQTIIFGVITYLMVNFERNVGKFFLYILFMFLTFTYFTFYGMMTVGLTPSQHMAAVVSSAFYSLWNLLSGFLVPKPSIPGWWIWFYYICPISWTLRGIITSQLGDVETIIVGPGFKGSVKQYLEVSLGYGGNDMIGVSVVVLVAFILLFFTVFAVSVKLINFQRR